In Halogeometricum sp. S1BR25-6, a single genomic region encodes these proteins:
- the pfkB gene encoding 1-phosphofructokinase, protein MTDDVLTVTMNPAVDHTVTVDEPLRTGAVARTDDAKFDAGGKGINVSKYLTALGVDAPGTGFLGGPFGRMIRERLDADGVPNDFVTIGDRTRLNTTVLGPEGEYKINHNGPTVDEQEVSDLIDRVRERDPERLVVAGSLPKGVTTDAVDELAAAGGWETAVDMGGASLTELDAAYLVCKPNREELAVATDMPVETTADCAAAAQALRERGFRFVVASLGPDGALLAAESGTYHAAAIPVDVVDTVGAGDALLSGFLAGLARGEDEQTALKTGVTVASRVVGASGTSVPDFDAVFDEREDVTVSAVRS, encoded by the coding sequence GTGACCGACGACGTACTGACGGTGACGATGAACCCCGCCGTCGACCACACGGTGACGGTGGACGAACCGCTCCGGACGGGCGCCGTCGCGCGGACGGACGACGCGAAGTTCGACGCCGGGGGGAAGGGAATCAACGTCTCGAAGTACCTCACGGCGTTGGGCGTCGACGCGCCCGGAACGGGCTTTCTCGGCGGGCCGTTCGGCCGGATGATCCGCGAGCGGTTGGACGCCGACGGCGTCCCGAACGACTTCGTCACCATCGGTGACCGAACGCGACTGAACACGACCGTTCTCGGTCCCGAGGGGGAGTACAAGATCAACCACAACGGGCCGACCGTCGACGAGCAAGAGGTGTCCGACCTCATCGACCGCGTCCGCGAACGCGACCCGGAGAGACTCGTGGTCGCCGGAAGCCTCCCGAAGGGCGTCACCACCGATGCCGTGGACGAACTCGCCGCGGCGGGCGGGTGGGAGACGGCCGTCGACATGGGCGGCGCGTCGCTGACGGAACTCGACGCCGCGTACCTCGTCTGCAAACCGAATCGGGAGGAACTCGCCGTCGCCACCGACATGCCCGTCGAGACGACGGCCGACTGCGCCGCGGCGGCGCAGGCGCTCAGGGAACGCGGATTCCGATTTGTCGTCGCCTCGCTCGGTCCGGACGGGGCCTTGCTGGCCGCGGAGTCGGGAACGTACCACGCCGCCGCGATTCCGGTCGACGTCGTCGACACCGTCGGCGCGGGTGACGCCCTCCTCTCGGGGTTCCTCGCCGGCCTCGCGCGGGGGGAGGACGAGCAGACGGCGCTGAAGACGGGCGTCACCGTCGCCTCGCGCGTCGTCGGCGCCTCGGGGACGAGCGTTCCCGACTTCGACGCCGTCTTCGACGAACGGGAGGACGTGACCGTCTCGGCGGTCCGTTCCTAA
- the ilvN gene encoding acetolactate synthase small subunit — MSSEDSQANNSDEEIPKHGLQGPHPDERPHPTGRRNSQGIRIDPEVEAEHSPRRAVISALVEDEPGVLSRVSGLVSRRQFNIESLTVGPTTVDGHSRLTMVVEEPDPGIDQIEKQLAKLKPVIAVGELDDDMVRTELVLLKVEGEEPDKVHAVTDMYEGKTLDAGPRTITVQLTGDEQKIDDAVDAFRQFGIIEIARTGQTALARGDQATVPGEEPGTSGEPTTPANYDD; from the coding sequence ATGAGTTCGGAGGATTCCCAAGCGAACAACTCGGACGAGGAGATTCCCAAACACGGCCTGCAGGGACCGCACCCCGACGAACGACCGCACCCGACGGGCCGGCGCAACTCGCAGGGCATCCGCATCGACCCCGAAGTCGAGGCGGAACACAGCCCCCGACGCGCGGTCATCTCTGCGCTGGTCGAGGACGAACCCGGCGTGCTCTCGCGCGTCTCGGGGCTCGTCTCCCGGCGGCAGTTCAACATCGAGAGCCTCACCGTCGGACCGACCACCGTCGACGGCCACTCGCGGCTGACGATGGTCGTCGAGGAACCCGACCCCGGTATCGACCAGATAGAAAAACAGCTCGCGAAGCTCAAGCCCGTCATCGCCGTCGGCGAACTCGACGACGACATGGTCCGGACCGAACTCGTCCTCCTGAAGGTGGAGGGCGAGGAACCGGACAAGGTCCACGCGGTCACGGACATGTACGAGGGCAAGACGCTCGACGCCGGCCCGCGGACCATCACGGTCCAACTCACCGGCGACGAACAGAAGATAGACGACGCCGTCGACGCGTTCCGGCAGTTCGGCATCATCGAGATCGCCCGGACGGGCCAGACCGCGCTGGCGCGCGGCGACCAAGCCACAGTGCCCGGAGAGGAACCCGGAACCTCCGGCGAACCGACGACACCAGCAAACTACGATGACTGA
- a CDS encoding PTS fructose transporter subunit IIC, whose translation MADTESAEKAYRAHLTKVKEDVMTGVSYMIPFVTIGGIFLALGYAVASFSGTGVQQVFEATGTPGWFLAQIGVAGLTIMVPILGAYIAYAIADRPGLAPGFLLSYIIQDGALLQAAGDVIGLQGGQAGAGYLGALVAGLIAGYVARWVKNWSVPSFVQPMMPVLIVPVVTMAILSPVMIFVLGVPVAIANGALTAALEGLQGGQAVVVGAILGGMMAVDMGGPVNKVSYVFATGLITEGITAPMAAVMIGGMVPPIGLAVSNFIAPHKYAAEMYENAKSGIILGLSFITEGAIPYASADPVRVVPSAVVGSAVGGAIAMIMNVTMPAPHGGIFVVPLSNRPLMFLAALLIGSLVTAVIATVVKPDFDERVGNTTEGEATTATSD comes from the coding sequence ATGGCAGACACAGAGTCAGCGGAGAAGGCGTACCGTGCTCACTTGACGAAGGTCAAGGAGGACGTGATGACCGGCGTATCGTACATGATACCGTTCGTGACCATCGGCGGTATTTTCCTGGCACTCGGGTACGCGGTGGCGAGTTTCTCGGGCACCGGCGTCCAGCAGGTGTTTGAGGCGACGGGCACCCCGGGATGGTTCCTCGCGCAGATAGGCGTGGCGGGTCTCACCATCATGGTGCCCATCCTCGGGGCGTACATCGCGTACGCTATCGCGGACCGACCGGGGCTTGCGCCGGGCTTTCTGCTGTCGTACATCATCCAGGACGGGGCGCTCCTGCAGGCCGCCGGCGACGTCATCGGACTGCAGGGCGGACAGGCCGGGGCCGGCTACCTCGGCGCCCTCGTGGCGGGCCTCATCGCGGGGTACGTCGCACGCTGGGTGAAAAACTGGAGCGTTCCGAGTTTCGTCCAGCCGATGATGCCGGTGCTCATCGTGCCGGTGGTGACGATGGCGATTCTCTCGCCCGTCATGATCTTCGTGCTGGGCGTTCCGGTCGCCATCGCGAACGGCGCGCTGACCGCGGCCCTCGAAGGGCTTCAGGGCGGACAGGCCGTCGTCGTCGGCGCCATCCTCGGCGGGATGATGGCCGTCGACATGGGCGGTCCGGTGAACAAGGTGTCGTACGTGTTCGCGACCGGCCTCATCACCGAAGGCATCACCGCCCCGATGGCCGCGGTCATGATCGGCGGGATGGTCCCGCCCATCGGCCTCGCCGTCTCGAACTTCATCGCGCCGCACAAGTACGCCGCGGAGATGTATGAGAACGCGAAGTCGGGCATCATCCTCGGCCTCTCCTTCATCACCGAGGGCGCGATTCCGTACGCCTCCGCGGACCCCGTCCGCGTCGTCCCGTCGGCCGTCGTCGGGAGCGCCGTCGGCGGCGCGATAGCGATGATCATGAACGTCACGATGCCCGCCCCGCACGGCGGCATCTTCGTCGTCCCCCTGTCGAACAGACCGCTGATGTTCCTCGCGGCGCTGCTCATCGGGTCGCTGGTCACGGCCGTCATCGCGACGGTCGTCAAACCCGACTTCGACGAACGCGTCGGCAACACCACCGAGGGCGAGGCGACGACCGCGACGTCGGACTGA
- the ilvC gene encoding ketol-acid reductoisomerase, translating to MTDDELNTEVYYDDDADRSKIDDKTVAVIGYGSQGHAHAQNLADSGVDVVVGLRESSSSRAAAEEDGLRVETPADAASEGDIVSILVPDTVQPAVFDEIRSELDEGDTLQFAHGFNIHYNQIRPPERVDVTMVAPKSPGHLVRRNYEADEGTPGLIAVYQDQTGEAKAESLAYSHAIGCTRAGVIETTFQEEVETDLFGEQVVLCGGVTSLVKQGYETLVDAGYSPEMAYFECLNELKLIVDLMYEDGLGGMWDSVSDTAEYGGLTRGDRVVDDHARENMEEILEEVQNGTFAREWIAENQAGRPSYTQLKDREENHHVEQVGAPLRDLFAWGDEEGEEEEAAEAPADD from the coding sequence ATGACTGACGACGAACTCAACACCGAGGTATACTACGACGACGACGCGGACCGCTCGAAGATAGACGACAAGACGGTAGCCGTCATCGGCTACGGCAGTCAGGGTCACGCCCACGCGCAGAACCTCGCCGACAGCGGGGTCGACGTGGTCGTCGGCCTGCGCGAGAGTTCTTCCTCGCGCGCCGCCGCCGAGGAGGACGGCCTCCGCGTGGAGACGCCCGCCGACGCCGCCTCGGAGGGGGACATCGTCTCCATCCTCGTCCCCGACACCGTCCAACCGGCGGTGTTCGACGAGATTCGCTCCGAACTCGACGAGGGCGACACGCTGCAGTTCGCCCACGGGTTCAACATCCACTACAACCAGATCCGCCCGCCCGAACGCGTCGACGTGACGATGGTCGCGCCGAAGTCGCCGGGCCACCTCGTCCGCCGCAACTACGAGGCCGACGAGGGGACGCCGGGACTCATCGCCGTCTACCAGGACCAGACGGGCGAGGCGAAAGCGGAGTCGCTGGCGTACTCGCACGCAATCGGCTGCACCCGCGCCGGCGTCATCGAGACGACGTTCCAGGAGGAAGTCGAAACCGACCTGTTCGGCGAACAGGTCGTCCTCTGCGGCGGCGTCACCTCCCTCGTGAAGCAGGGCTACGAGACGCTCGTCGACGCGGGCTACTCCCCGGAGATGGCCTACTTCGAGTGTCTGAACGAACTGAAACTCATCGTCGACCTGATGTACGAGGACGGTCTCGGCGGCATGTGGGATTCGGTTTCCGACACCGCGGAGTACGGCGGGTTGACGCGCGGCGACCGCGTGGTCGACGACCACGCCCGCGAGAACATGGAGGAGATTCTGGAGGAAGTCCAGAACGGCACGTTCGCCCGCGAGTGGATCGCGGAGAACCAGGCCGGCCGACCGTCCTACACGCAACTGAAGGACCGTGAGGAGAACCACCACGTCGAGCAGGTCGGCGCGCCCCTGCGGGACCTGTTCGCGTGGGGCGACGAGGAAGGCGAAGAGGAGGAGGCCGCCGAAGCGCCGGCGGACGACTGA
- the glpR gene encoding HTH-type transcriptional regulator GlpR: MLPAERKRRIVELVSADDGRSVEGLAEELGYSKATIRRDLRELEDRGLVERSHGGAVPVTTVGKEQTYGQKEVQNLDGKRAIAARAVEEITDGQVVFFDAGTTTMEVAKQAPKDGSMLAVTNSPRLAVELGKEDNDVKLTGGTLRSRTRALVGPTAESFMERTNFDLLFLGTNAIDAEGGLTTPNEDEARMKQLMAEKATRVVLVADTTKVGKRSFVKFADVADVDVFVTDDQLPARERRAFENEGVTVVEVER; this comes from the coding sequence ATGTTACCCGCAGAGCGAAAAAGACGAATCGTGGAACTCGTCTCGGCGGACGACGGGCGGTCCGTGGAGGGCCTCGCCGAGGAACTCGGCTACTCGAAGGCCACCATCCGTCGTGACCTCCGGGAACTGGAGGACCGCGGACTCGTCGAACGATCACACGGCGGCGCGGTGCCGGTCACCACCGTCGGGAAGGAGCAGACGTACGGGCAGAAGGAAGTGCAGAACCTCGACGGCAAACGGGCAATCGCGGCCCGGGCCGTCGAGGAGATAACCGACGGACAGGTCGTCTTCTTCGACGCCGGCACGACCACGATGGAGGTGGCGAAGCAGGCGCCGAAGGACGGGTCGATGTTGGCCGTGACGAACTCCCCGAGACTCGCCGTCGAACTCGGGAAGGAGGACAACGACGTGAAACTCACGGGCGGGACGCTCCGCAGTCGAACGCGGGCGCTCGTCGGACCGACCGCCGAGTCGTTCATGGAGCGGACGAACTTCGACCTCCTCTTTCTCGGCACGAACGCCATCGACGCCGAGGGCGGACTGACGACGCCGAACGAGGACGAAGCGCGGATGAAGCAGTTGATGGCCGAGAAGGCGACGCGCGTCGTCCTCGTCGCGGACACCACGAAGGTGGGCAAGCGCTCGTTCGTGAAGTTCGCGGACGTGGCGGACGTCGACGTGTTCGTCACCGACGACCAACTCCCCGCGCGGGAGCGACGGGCGTTCGAGAACGAGGGCGTCACCGTCGTGGAGGTGGAGCGGTGA
- the leuC gene encoding 3-isopropylmalate dehydratase large subunit has protein sequence MSEGTLYDKVWDEHAVTTLPTGQTQLFVGLHLIHEVTSPQAFGMLRERDMEVAFPERTHATVDHIVPTADQSRPYADDAAEEMMSELEENVRAAGIDFSDPTTGDQGIVHVIGPEQGLTQPGMTIVCGDSHTSTHGAFGALAFGIGTSQIRDVLATGCIAMEKQKVRKIEVTGELGDGVEAKDVILEIIRRLGTDGGVGYVYEYAGEAIESLGMEGRMSICNMSIEGGARAGYVNPDETTYEWLAETDAFKDDPEKFDRLKPYWESVRSDEDAEYDDVVTIDGDELEPVVTWGTTPGQGVGITQPIPAPEDLPEDKQDSARRAQEHMRVTPGETMQGYPIDVAFLGSCTNARLADLRRAARLVKGRQVHEDVRAMVVPGSQRVQEAAEEEGLKDIFEAAGFEWRNAGCSMCLGMNEDQLVGDEACASSSNRNFVGRQGSKDGRTVLMNPRMVVAAAINGEVTDVREMKEVNVA, from the coding sequence ATGAGTGAGGGAACGCTGTACGACAAGGTGTGGGACGAGCACGCGGTGACGACGCTGCCGACGGGGCAGACGCAGTTGTTCGTCGGCCTGCACCTCATCCACGAGGTGACGAGTCCGCAGGCGTTCGGCATGCTGCGCGAACGCGACATGGAAGTCGCGTTCCCCGAGCGAACGCACGCGACGGTCGACCACATCGTCCCGACGGCGGACCAGTCGCGGCCGTACGCCGACGACGCCGCCGAAGAGATGATGAGCGAGTTGGAGGAGAACGTCCGCGCGGCGGGCATCGACTTCTCGGACCCGACGACAGGCGACCAGGGTATCGTCCACGTCATCGGACCCGAGCAGGGTCTCACCCAACCCGGAATGACCATCGTCTGCGGCGATAGCCACACGTCGACGCACGGCGCGTTCGGCGCCCTCGCGTTCGGTATCGGCACCTCGCAGATTCGCGACGTGCTGGCCACCGGCTGTATCGCCATGGAGAAACAGAAGGTCCGCAAGATAGAGGTCACGGGCGAACTCGGCGACGGCGTCGAGGCGAAGGACGTCATCCTCGAAATCATCCGCAGACTTGGCACCGACGGCGGCGTCGGCTACGTCTACGAGTACGCGGGCGAGGCCATCGAGAGCCTCGGGATGGAGGGGCGGATGTCCATCTGCAACATGTCCATCGAGGGCGGCGCCCGCGCAGGGTACGTCAACCCCGACGAGACCACCTACGAGTGGCTCGCAGAGACGGACGCGTTCAAGGACGACCCCGAAAAGTTCGACCGGCTGAAGCCATACTGGGAGTCCGTTCGGTCGGACGAAGACGCCGAGTACGACGACGTGGTCACCATCGACGGCGACGAACTCGAACCCGTCGTCACGTGGGGGACCACGCCCGGACAGGGCGTCGGCATCACGCAACCGATTCCGGCGCCGGAGGACCTCCCGGAGGACAAACAGGACAGCGCGCGCCGCGCGCAGGAGCACATGCGCGTGACGCCCGGCGAGACGATGCAGGGCTACCCCATCGACGTGGCGTTCCTCGGATCGTGCACGAACGCGCGCCTCGCGGACCTGCGCCGCGCGGCCCGCCTCGTGAAGGGGCGACAGGTGCACGAGGACGTCCGCGCGATGGTCGTTCCCGGCAGCCAACGCGTTCAAGAGGCGGCCGAGGAGGAGGGATTGAAGGATATCTTCGAGGCGGCCGGCTTCGAGTGGCGTAACGCCGGGTGTTCGATGTGCCTCGGGATGAACGAGGACCAACTGGTGGGCGACGAGGCCTGCGCCTCCTCGTCGAATCGGAACTTCGTCGGCCGGCAGGGCTCGAAGGACGGCCGGACCGTCCTGATGAACCCGCGCATGGTCGTCGCCGCGGCCATCAACGGCGAAGTGACCGACGTGCGCGAGATGAAGGAGGTGAACGTCGCATGA
- a CDS encoding PTS sugar transporter subunit IIA translates to MLEDDIDRLMPTAHISLDEPPAEKKLAIEFLLDLVVENGRVTERETALAALQEREKEATTGVGMGIGIPHAKTTAVEAPSVAFARSSEGIDFDAMDDKPAKLLFMILVPEEGGEEHLQILSSLSRALMHEDVREKLLEAEDAETVQNTVREAVN, encoded by the coding sequence ATGCTCGAAGATGACATCGACCGGCTGATGCCGACGGCGCACATCTCGCTAGACGAACCGCCCGCCGAGAAGAAGCTCGCCATCGAGTTCCTCCTCGACCTCGTCGTGGAGAACGGCCGCGTGACGGAGCGCGAGACGGCGCTCGCGGCCCTCCAAGAGCGCGAGAAGGAGGCGACGACGGGCGTCGGCATGGGTATCGGCATCCCGCACGCCAAGACGACGGCCGTCGAAGCCCCCTCGGTCGCGTTCGCGCGCTCCTCGGAGGGCATCGACTTCGACGCGATGGACGACAAACCCGCGAAACTGCTGTTCATGATCCTCGTTCCGGAGGAGGGCGGCGAGGAGCACCTGCAGATACTCAGTTCGCTCTCGCGCGCGCTCATGCACGAGGACGTCCGCGAGAAACTGCTGGAGGCTGAGGACGCCGAGACCGTCCAGAACACGGTCCGGGAGGCGGTGAACTGA
- the ilvB gene encoding biosynthetic-type acetolactate synthase large subunit, which produces MSEPAPPTRDDDEADGATDATGESEPESESESESTDPTPVTTGASSVIRALENAGVEAAFGVQGGAIMPIYDALYDSDIRHVTMAHEQGAAHAADAFGVVRNEPGVCLATSGPGATNLVTGIADANMDSDGVLALTGQVPSGMVGSDAFQETDTIGVTTPITKHNYFADDADAVGDTVGEAFALAGEGRPGPTLVDLPKDVTQGGTDREPGPAETPKTTTPKTVPDDDAVAAAARAIEDAERPLMLLGGGVIKADAAEEARAFAREFGIPVVTTMPGIGSFPEDDELCLSWAGMHGTGYANMAVTHTDVLVAVGTRFDDRLTGGIDTFAPEAEVVHIDIDPAEISKNVHADYPVIGDAGNALDALSSEIAADPDTEEWREQCLTWKDEYPMDYATPEDEPLKPQFVVECLDEATSDRAIVTSGVGQHQMWAAQYWTFTEPRTWVSSHGLGTMGYGLPSAIGARLAAEDDQEVVCVDGDGSFLMTIQELSVAVREELDITVAVLNNEYIGMVRQWQDAFFEGRHMAAEYNWCPEFDKLAEAFGARGWRVDDYDEVADAVEEAIDYDGPSVIDFHIDPRENVYPMVASGGANGKFALSEDQL; this is translated from the coding sequence ATGAGCGAACCAGCGCCGCCGACGCGCGACGACGACGAGGCCGACGGGGCGACCGACGCCACCGGAGAGTCCGAACCGGAGTCGGAGTCGGAGTCGGAGTCGACCGACCCGACGCCGGTGACGACGGGCGCCTCATCGGTCATCCGCGCCCTGGAGAACGCCGGCGTCGAGGCGGCGTTCGGCGTGCAGGGCGGGGCCATCATGCCCATCTACGACGCGCTGTACGATTCGGACATCCGACACGTCACGATGGCGCACGAACAGGGCGCCGCCCACGCCGCGGACGCGTTCGGCGTCGTCCGGAACGAACCCGGCGTCTGCCTCGCCACCTCGGGGCCGGGGGCGACGAACCTCGTCACCGGCATCGCCGACGCCAACATGGACTCCGACGGCGTCCTCGCCCTGACCGGGCAGGTGCCCTCGGGGATGGTCGGGTCTGACGCGTTCCAGGAGACGGACACCATCGGCGTCACGACGCCCATCACGAAGCACAACTACTTCGCCGACGACGCCGACGCCGTCGGCGACACCGTCGGCGAGGCGTTTGCCCTCGCGGGCGAGGGCCGCCCCGGCCCGACGCTCGTCGACCTGCCGAAGGACGTGACGCAGGGCGGGACGGACCGCGAACCCGGCCCGGCGGAGACGCCGAAGACCACGACGCCGAAGACGGTGCCGGACGACGACGCCGTCGCCGCGGCGGCCCGCGCCATCGAGGACGCCGAGCGACCGCTCATGCTTCTCGGCGGCGGGGTCATCAAGGCTGACGCCGCCGAGGAAGCCCGCGCGTTCGCGCGCGAGTTCGGTATCCCGGTGGTCACGACGATGCCGGGTATCGGCTCGTTCCCCGAGGACGACGAACTCTGTCTCTCGTGGGCGGGGATGCACGGCACCGGCTACGCCAACATGGCCGTCACGCACACCGACGTGCTGGTCGCGGTCGGCACCCGGTTCGACGACCGCCTGACCGGCGGCATCGACACGTTCGCGCCGGAGGCGGAAGTCGTCCACATCGACATCGACCCCGCGGAGATATCGAAGAACGTTCACGCGGACTACCCGGTCATCGGCGACGCGGGGAACGCACTCGACGCGCTTTCGAGCGAAATCGCCGCCGACCCCGACACCGAGGAGTGGCGCGAGCAGTGTCTGACGTGGAAGGACGAGTATCCGATGGACTACGCGACGCCCGAGGACGAACCGCTGAAACCGCAGTTCGTCGTCGAGTGTCTGGACGAAGCCACCTCCGACCGCGCCATCGTCACCTCCGGCGTCGGCCAACACCAGATGTGGGCCGCGCAGTACTGGACGTTCACTGAACCGCGGACGTGGGTGTCCTCGCACGGCCTCGGGACGATGGGCTACGGACTCCCCTCGGCCATCGGCGCCCGCCTCGCCGCGGAGGACGACCAGGAGGTCGTCTGCGTTGACGGCGACGGTTCGTTCCTGATGACGATTCAGGAACTCTCCGTCGCGGTCCGCGAGGAGTTGGACATCACCGTCGCGGTGCTGAACAACGAGTACATCGGCATGGTCCGCCAGTGGCAGGACGCCTTCTTCGAGGGCCGACACATGGCCGCGGAGTACAACTGGTGTCCCGAGTTCGACAAACTGGCCGAAGCGTTCGGCGCGCGCGGGTGGCGCGTCGACGACTACGACGAAGTCGCCGACGCCGTCGAGGAGGCCATCGACTACGACGGTCCCTCGGTCATCGACTTCCACATCGACCCGCGGGAGAACGTCTACCCGATGGTCGCCTCGGGCGGCGCGAACGGCAAATTCGCCCTCTCGGAGGACCAGCTATGA
- the leuB gene encoding 3-isopropylmalate dehydrogenase: MTEEIVVVEGDGIGREVVPAAVSVLEAVGDFEFVRHDAGDAVKEETGEALPQETYDAVAAADATLFGAAGETAADVILPLRTAVESFVNVRPARAYPGVEALQPETDIVFLRENTEGVYAGHEDRLSDDLSTLTRVVTTSASERLAEFACDYAPEGFHVAHKANVMRETDGRFRDAVTGVADEQGVETEEVLMDAFATHVCLDPGQFDVVVCPNLAGDVLSDLAAGLVGGLGLLPSANIGSDNALFEPVHGTAPDIAGEGVANPSATILSAAMLLDHLGYDEEGTAVREAVESTLADGPRTPDLGGDATTEDVTEAIIDGLD; encoded by the coding sequence ATGACTGAGGAGATAGTCGTCGTCGAGGGCGACGGCATTGGGAGGGAAGTCGTCCCCGCGGCCGTGTCGGTCTTAGAGGCCGTCGGCGACTTCGAGTTCGTCCGCCACGACGCGGGCGACGCCGTGAAGGAGGAGACGGGCGAGGCCCTGCCTCAGGAGACGTACGACGCCGTCGCCGCGGCGGACGCGACGCTGTTCGGCGCCGCGGGCGAGACGGCCGCGGACGTCATTCTCCCCCTCCGCACGGCGGTGGAGTCGTTCGTGAACGTGCGCCCCGCGCGGGCGTACCCCGGCGTGGAGGCGCTCCAACCGGAGACGGATATCGTCTTCCTTCGGGAGAACACCGAGGGCGTCTACGCGGGCCACGAGGACCGCCTCTCCGACGACCTCTCGACGCTGACGCGCGTCGTCACCACCTCCGCCTCGGAACGACTCGCGGAGTTCGCCTGCGACTACGCCCCAGAGGGGTTCCACGTCGCGCACAAGGCGAACGTGATGCGCGAGACGGACGGTCGGTTCCGCGACGCCGTCACCGGCGTCGCCGACGAGCAGGGAGTCGAGACCGAAGAGGTGTTGATGGACGCGTTCGCCACGCACGTCTGCTTGGACCCCGGGCAGTTCGACGTGGTCGTCTGTCCGAACCTCGCGGGCGACGTCCTCTCGGACCTCGCCGCCGGCCTCGTCGGCGGTCTCGGTCTGCTCCCCTCGGCGAACATCGGGTCCGACAACGCGCTCTTCGAACCCGTCCACGGGACCGCCCCGGACATCGCGGGCGAGGGCGTCGCCAACCCGTCGGCGACCATCCTCTCGGCGGCGATGCTCCTGGACCACCTCGGCTACGACGAGGAGGGGACGGCCGTGCGCGAGGCCGTCGAGTCGACGCTGGCGGACGGGCCGCGGACGCCCGACCTCGGCGGCGACGCGACGACCGAGGACGTGACCGAAGCGATCATCGACGGACTCGACTGA
- the leuD gene encoding 3-isopropylmalate dehydratase small subunit, with protein sequence MSSGTEEIPEVDYVSGTGIPIRGNDIDTDQIIPARFMKVVTFDGLGQFAFFDLRFDDDDDPKEHPMNEDRFKDSSVMVVNANFGCGSSREHAPQALMRWGIDAIVGESFAEIFAGNCLALGIPTVTADHETVSELQAWVEENPHGEIDVDIEAETVTYGGQTVDVTVDDAQRKALVDGVWDTTALMKSNAGAVREKAASLPYIASDD encoded by the coding sequence ATGAGTTCAGGTACCGAGGAGATTCCCGAGGTCGACTACGTGTCGGGGACGGGCATTCCCATCCGCGGTAACGACATCGACACCGACCAGATCATCCCGGCGCGGTTCATGAAGGTAGTCACGTTCGACGGCCTCGGACAGTTCGCCTTCTTCGACCTGCGGTTCGACGACGACGACGACCCGAAGGAACACCCGATGAACGAGGACCGCTTCAAGGACTCCTCGGTGATGGTGGTCAACGCCAACTTCGGCTGCGGGTCCTCGCGCGAACACGCCCCCCAAGCGCTGATGCGCTGGGGCATCGACGCCATCGTCGGCGAGTCGTTCGCCGAAATCTTCGCGGGCAACTGCCTCGCACTCGGCATCCCGACGGTCACCGCCGACCACGAGACCGTCTCCGAACTGCAGGCGTGGGTCGAGGAGAACCCCCACGGCGAGATAGACGTGGATATCGAGGCTGAGACGGTCACCTACGGCGGACAGACCGTCGACGTGACCGTCGACGACGCCCAACGCAAGGCCCTCGTCGACGGCGTCTGGGATACCACGGCGCTGATGAAATCGAACGCGGGAGCGGTCCGCGAGAAGGCCGCCTCCCTGCCGTACATCGCCAGCGATGACTGA
- the ptsH1 gene encoding phosphocarrier protein HPr, producing the protein MPERVVTVVPEDGLHARPASVFVETANEYDSEVKVGPEDGDLVNAASMLSVTGLGVSGGDKVRISAEGDDAEEALDALEEVLSTPEDEL; encoded by the coding sequence ATGCCCGAACGCGTCGTCACCGTCGTCCCCGAGGACGGCCTGCACGCCCGCCCCGCCTCCGTCTTCGTCGAGACGGCCAACGAGTACGACTCGGAGGTCAAAGTCGGCCCCGAGGACGGCGACCTGGTGAACGCCGCGAGCATGCTCTCGGTCACCGGTCTCGGCGTCTCCGGCGGCGACAAGGTACGTATCTCCGCCGAGGGCGACGACGCCGAGGAGGCGCTCGACGCCCTCGAAGAAGTGCTCTCGACGCCGGAGGACGAACTGTAA